In Tolypothrix sp. NIES-4075, the following proteins share a genomic window:
- a CDS encoding LapA family protein — MKTLANLLISLVVAIWVVAIAIISVQNATPVSLKFFTFQSIQIPVGLVLAFSAGVGIIGVALLQPLWGLSGSPQRNYRSQDDAEFFVDDEDF; from the coding sequence ATGAAAACTCTAGCTAATTTGCTGATATCGTTAGTTGTAGCTATTTGGGTAGTGGCGATCGCTATTATTTCCGTCCAAAATGCTACGCCAGTATCTTTAAAATTCTTTACTTTCCAGTCGATTCAAATCCCAGTCGGTTTAGTACTAGCTTTTAGTGCTGGTGTCGGGATAATTGGCGTTGCATTGTTGCAGCCTTTATGGGGTCTTTCTGGCTCTCCACAGCGTAATTATAGATCGCAAGACGATGCAGAATTTTTTGTAGACGACGAAGATTTTTGA
- the polA gene encoding DNA polymerase I — MSQTPSNQLTSDSTNATRPTFILVDGHSLAFRSYFAFAKGRDGGLRTKTGIPTSVCFGFLKSLLEVMQTEHPQAMAVAFDLGLPTFRHEADDTYKADRPGTPEDFVPDLKNLHELLDGFNLPIFTAPGFEADDVLGTLAQKATGAGYRVKILTGDRDLFQLVDPQKEITVLYFSPDALKRSTSTITEFAPEQVKQKLGILPSQVVDYKALCGDKSDNIPGVKGIGEKTAVQLLNTYGNLENIYASLGEIKEGTQKKLEAGKQDAEHSRYLANIVVDVPIEVNLENCKLTGFDTSILAPLLDKLEFKTFLNKINELQQQFGGTIEETPKAETPKQIHTNEDNDLWFFTAEDTAAAQRQSASPIQPRIIDTEVKLNELVKLLEKFTNVETPVAWDTETTDLEPRDASLVGIGCCWGSKLDEMAYIPLNHKIGDNLNQEIALKALRPILESANYPKALQNAKFDRLVLRCQGIKLAGVVFDSMLASYVLNPDGSHNLGDLSKKYLDLTAKSYLELVPKGQTIADIDIPAVANYCGMDVYSTFGLVPKLREELDKIPTLHKLLLEVEQPLEPVLAEMEYTGFRINTDYLKELSQQLETDLAKLEQQAIEIAGEKFNLGSPKKLSEILFEKLGLSTKYSRKIQTGYSTDAATLEKLQEVDETGFVDAIMEYRTLSKLKSTYVDALPALVRPDTQRVHTDFNQTVTSTGRLSSSNPNLQNIPIRTAFSRQIRKAFVPESGWLMVAADYSQIELRILAHLSQEPVLVEAYQNNQDIHTVTARLVFEKEDITSDERRLAKTINFGVIYGMGSLRFSRSTGVDKTLANEFIQRFYSRYPKVFEYLEKVKKQAIAQGYVETILGRRRYVDFTSNSIRKYKGNKLEDIDLKKLGNLGAYDAGLLRAAANAPIQGSSADIIKIAMVKMHDILQNYQSRLLLQVHDELVFEVLPSEWEELEPQIKSVMENAVQLSVPLIVDVRAGENWMETK; from the coding sequence ATGTCTCAAACACCCTCAAATCAGTTGACTTCCGATTCTACAAACGCGACACGTCCCACATTCATCTTAGTCGATGGACACTCCCTCGCTTTTCGTTCTTACTTCGCTTTCGCTAAAGGACGAGATGGAGGACTGCGTACAAAAACGGGGATTCCCACCAGTGTATGTTTTGGCTTTCTCAAGTCCTTGCTGGAGGTAATGCAAACCGAACACCCACAAGCGATGGCTGTTGCTTTTGATTTGGGTTTACCAACCTTCCGTCACGAAGCTGACGATACTTATAAAGCCGATCGTCCAGGAACACCAGAAGATTTTGTTCCTGACTTGAAAAATCTGCACGAGTTACTTGATGGTTTCAATTTGCCAATTTTCACCGCTCCAGGTTTCGAGGCAGATGATGTATTGGGAACTTTAGCACAAAAAGCAACTGGCGCTGGGTATAGAGTGAAAATTCTTACAGGCGATCGCGATTTATTTCAACTCGTTGACCCACAAAAAGAAATTACTGTTTTATATTTTAGTCCAGACGCTTTAAAGCGTTCTACAAGTACTATTACCGAATTTGCACCAGAACAAGTTAAACAAAAATTAGGCATTTTACCATCGCAAGTTGTCGATTATAAAGCTCTTTGTGGCGATAAATCAGATAATATTCCCGGAGTTAAGGGAATCGGAGAAAAAACAGCAGTGCAACTGCTAAATACCTACGGTAATCTTGAGAATATATATGCTTCTTTAGGTGAAATTAAAGAAGGTACTCAAAAAAAATTGGAAGCCGGTAAACAAGATGCCGAACATTCTCGCTATTTAGCAAATATAGTTGTTGATGTGCCGATAGAAGTTAATTTAGAAAATTGTAAATTAACCGGATTTGATACTAGCATCCTTGCACCGCTTTTAGATAAGTTAGAATTCAAGACTTTTTTAAACAAAATTAACGAACTTCAGCAACAATTTGGTGGGACAATTGAAGAAACACCAAAAGCCGAAACACCAAAACAAATTCACACAAACGAAGATAATGATTTGTGGTTTTTCACTGCTGAGGATACCGCAGCAGCGCAACGGCAATCAGCTTCCCCAATTCAACCACGCATCATCGATACAGAAGTTAAACTAAACGAATTAGTCAAACTTTTAGAAAAATTTACCAATGTAGAAACACCCGTTGCTTGGGACACTGAAACCACCGATTTAGAACCTCGTGATGCTTCTTTGGTGGGAATTGGCTGTTGCTGGGGAAGCAAACTTGATGAAATGGCTTATATTCCTCTTAATCATAAAATTGGGGATAATCTGAATCAAGAAATTGCTCTAAAAGCATTACGTCCGATTTTAGAAAGTGCCAATTATCCGAAAGCGTTGCAGAATGCAAAATTTGACCGCTTAGTTCTCCGATGTCAAGGAATTAAGTTAGCGGGTGTAGTATTTGACTCAATGTTGGCAAGTTATGTGTTGAATCCAGATGGTAGCCATAATTTGGGTGACTTGTCTAAAAAATATTTGGATTTGACAGCAAAAAGTTACTTAGAATTAGTTCCTAAAGGTCAAACTATCGCTGATATTGACATTCCCGCAGTAGCTAATTATTGCGGGATGGATGTGTATTCTACATTTGGCTTAGTGCCAAAATTGCGCGAGGAATTAGATAAAATTCCGACTTTACATAAGCTTTTACTAGAAGTTGAACAACCGTTAGAACCAGTTTTAGCGGAAATGGAATATACAGGTTTCCGCATTAATACAGATTATTTAAAAGAACTTTCGCAGCAGTTAGAAACAGATTTAGCTAAGTTAGAACAGCAAGCTATTGAAATAGCAGGAGAAAAATTTAACTTGGGTTCTCCGAAAAAATTAAGCGAGATATTGTTTGAAAAATTGGGGTTAAGCACCAAGTATTCCCGGAAAATTCAAACGGGTTATTCTACTGACGCAGCGACGCTAGAAAAACTGCAAGAAGTCGATGAAACAGGCTTTGTTGATGCGATTATGGAGTATCGAACTTTATCTAAATTAAAGTCTACTTATGTAGATGCACTGCCAGCATTAGTGCGTCCGGATACTCAGCGGGTGCATACCGATTTTAACCAAACGGTGACATCTACTGGAAGATTATCTTCATCTAATCCAAATTTGCAAAATATCCCCATTCGCACTGCTTTTAGTCGCCAGATTCGTAAGGCTTTTGTGCCAGAATCAGGTTGGTTAATGGTAGCTGCTGATTACTCGCAAATTGAGTTAAGAATTTTGGCTCATTTGAGTCAAGAACCAGTTTTAGTTGAAGCATATCAAAACAATCAAGATATTCACACTGTTACAGCGCGGTTGGTGTTTGAAAAAGAAGATATAACATCAGATGAAAGAAGATTGGCGAAAACGATTAATTTTGGCGTGATTTATGGAATGGGTTCTTTAAGGTTTTCGCGTTCAACTGGTGTAGATAAAACGTTGGCTAACGAGTTTATTCAACGTTTTTACAGTCGCTATCCGAAAGTTTTTGAATATTTGGAGAAAGTTAAAAAACAAGCGATCGCTCAAGGATATGTCGAAACTATTCTCGGTCGTCGTCGCTATGTTGATTTCACCAGCAACAGTATCCGCAAGTACAAAGGCAATAAATTAGAAGATATTGACTTGAAAAAACTGGGTAATTTGGGTGCTTACGATGCAGGATTATTACGTGCTGCTGCTAATGCGCCAATTCAAGGTTCTAGTGCTGATATTATCAAAATTGCGATGGTGAAAATGCATGATATTTTGCAGAATTATCAGTCGCGGTTATTGTTACAAGTTCACGATGAATTAGTTTTTGAAGTTCTCCCAAGTGAGTGGGAAGAATTAGAACCGCAAATTAAGTCGGTGATGGAAAATGCCGTACAGTTGAGTGTGCCGTTAATTGTAGATGTGCGTGCGGGTGAAAATTGGATGGAGACGAAGTAG
- a CDS encoding phosphoglucomutase/phosphomannomutase family protein, which translates to MSASSNDGKIKFGTDGWRGIIADDFTFPNVRKVTRAIASYLETAYTKDRPVLVAYDTRFLADQFAQTAAQVLADLGWTVKITDRDCPTPVIAYNARHLNSAGALMFTASHNPAPYCGIKYIPDYAGPATPEITDTIVANIEGASDELPKTNSSEKISTFDPKPEYMKFIYTLLDVDKIKSAQLKVKYDALYSTSRGYLDEVLQHCGCELESFHTYRDVLFGGGMPEPKGEQLVELVEAVRTGKADLGLATDGDSDRFGIVDEQGNVLTPNTVLLLLARHLIKNKGKKGAIVRTVATTHLLDNFAAKYGVELYETPVGFKYIGEKMRETTVLIGGEESGGLSIIGHIPEKDGVLADMLVAEAIAYEGKPLSQMVTEAIAEANGPLDNKRLDLHLDDAHKAAVIDSFTKNPPAEVAGIKVKEVGRKDGIKLYLEEGSWVLLRPSGTEPLMRVYLETNSPEKLAKIAQEMESVIAKLEPVKV; encoded by the coding sequence ATGAGCGCGAGTAGCAATGACGGTAAAATCAAGTTTGGTACTGACGGATGGCGAGGAATTATCGCCGATGACTTTACTTTCCCAAATGTGCGGAAAGTAACAAGAGCGATCGCTAGTTACCTGGAAACGGCTTACACTAAAGACCGACCAGTTCTCGTAGCTTATGATACTCGCTTTTTAGCTGACCAGTTTGCCCAGACAGCAGCCCAAGTATTGGCAGACTTAGGTTGGACGGTAAAAATTACTGACAGGGATTGTCCCACACCAGTAATCGCTTACAATGCCCGTCACTTAAATTCAGCCGGGGCACTGATGTTTACTGCCAGTCATAATCCTGCACCCTATTGTGGGATTAAATACATCCCGGATTATGCAGGTCCTGCCACTCCAGAGATTACTGATACTATTGTGGCAAATATTGAAGGAGCATCGGATGAATTGCCCAAAACCAATTCAAGTGAGAAAATTTCCACTTTTGACCCAAAACCGGAGTATATGAAGTTTATCTACACTTTATTAGATGTAGATAAAATCAAGAGCGCTCAGTTAAAGGTCAAGTACGATGCTTTATATTCCACATCTCGCGGCTATTTAGATGAAGTTTTGCAACATTGTGGCTGCGAGTTAGAAAGTTTTCACACCTACCGCGATGTTCTTTTTGGTGGCGGAATGCCAGAACCAAAAGGCGAACAACTGGTAGAGTTAGTAGAAGCAGTACGCACAGGTAAAGCAGATTTAGGTTTGGCGACGGATGGAGATAGCGATCGCTTTGGCATTGTCGATGAACAAGGCAACGTCCTCACCCCGAATACCGTGTTACTACTGCTAGCACGCCATTTAATTAAGAATAAAGGCAAAAAAGGCGCGATCGTCCGCACGGTAGCGACAACTCATCTTTTGGACAATTTTGCCGCTAAATACGGGGTGGAACTTTATGAGACACCAGTCGGGTTTAAATACATCGGCGAAAAAATGCGCGAAACCACCGTTTTGATTGGTGGAGAAGAATCCGGAGGTTTGAGCATCATCGGACATATCCCGGAAAAAGACGGCGTATTAGCCGATATGCTAGTGGCAGAAGCGATCGCCTACGAAGGCAAACCGCTGAGTCAAATGGTAACTGAAGCGATCGCCGAAGCAAATGGTCCCCTTGACAACAAACGTCTTGATTTGCACCTAGACGATGCCCATAAAGCTGCGGTTATCGACTCTTTTACCAAAAACCCCCCCGCAGAAGTTGCAGGCATTAAAGTCAAAGAAGTAGGGCGCAAAGACGGCATTAAACTTTACTTGGAAGAAGGTAGCTGGGTTCTGCTGCGTCCTTCGGGTACAGAACCTTTGATGCGCGTTTATCTGGAAACCAACTCCCCAGAAAAGCTAGCCAAAATCGCTCAAGAAATGGAGAGCGTAATTGCTAAACTAGAGCCAGTAAAAGTTTAA
- a CDS encoding PD-(D/E)XK nuclease family protein yields MSTPDQPFASYHLWSLIAPASGQERWHCQMRRGFVKARQHDPLVKALLKTATAPQRIGLLAQKGVYEFHHNRHLLNSRDGVEKVAQLLKLNYSSEEVQQRVLQILNKYHEEPLLLGKRIIQLTRGDEGFPKPILIEGENYSFRLYATMDCVFSDSSDTLHILDFKTGKSAFDRRQALVYLLAARYLYPQYRAVASFYNLEFSKKSELISITKGELESLEFELASIAQKHQRDLQRYQLTNNSFSKIFPPNPGYHCRFCPFNSICDFSSLKPAKVHLPR; encoded by the coding sequence ATGTCAACCCCCGATCAACCTTTTGCCAGTTATCACCTTTGGTCTTTAATTGCCCCAGCTTCCGGGCAAGAACGCTGGCATTGCCAGATGAGACGGGGGTTTGTCAAAGCGCGTCAACACGATCCACTAGTCAAAGCACTGTTGAAAACAGCCACTGCACCTCAGCGCATTGGGCTACTTGCCCAAAAAGGCGTTTATGAGTTTCATCACAATCGACACTTGTTGAACTCAAGAGACGGTGTAGAAAAAGTTGCACAGCTACTGAAATTAAATTACTCAAGCGAGGAAGTTCAGCAGCGCGTATTGCAAATTTTAAATAAATATCATGAAGAACCATTACTTTTGGGTAAACGCATCATTCAATTAACTCGCGGTGATGAAGGCTTCCCCAAACCTATTTTGATTGAAGGGGAAAATTATTCCTTCCGCTTATATGCGACGATGGATTGTGTTTTTTCTGATTCTTCTGACACTTTACATATTTTAGATTTCAAAACTGGTAAATCTGCTTTTGATAGAAGACAGGCATTAGTTTATTTATTAGCTGCTCGTTATCTTTATCCGCAATATCGAGCGGTTGCTTCATTTTATAATTTAGAGTTTAGTAAAAAATCTGAGTTGATTAGCATTACAAAAGGCGAATTAGAATCTTTAGAATTTGAGTTAGCTAGTATTGCTCAAAAACATCAACGAGATTTACAAAGATATCAGCTAACTAATAATAGTTTTAGTAAAATTTTTCCGCCAAATCCCGGATATCACTGTCGATTTTGTCCGTTTAACTCAATCTGTGATTTTTCCTCTTTGAAGCCGGCTAAGGTGCATTTGCCACGTTGA
- a CDS encoding DUF2442 domain-containing protein — protein sequence MKNLDLTEETLNNEIAQARAAAAMADASEPRAQAAHYDLNLNRIVIELRSGATFLFPPELVQGLAGASPDKLNNVEVTPSGEGLHWEQLDVDMSIPALMVGIFGTKAWMAELGSRGGSVSSTAKARAARENGKRGGRPRKTLDSSGN from the coding sequence ATGAAGAACCTAGATTTGACGGAGGAAACCTTAAATAATGAGATAGCCCAGGCAAGAGCAGCGGCAGCTATGGCTGATGCCTCTGAGCCACGCGCTCAAGCTGCCCATTATGATTTAAATTTGAATCGCATCGTCATTGAACTGCGCTCAGGGGCTACTTTCTTATTTCCCCCTGAATTGGTTCAGGGATTAGCGGGTGCATCTCCAGATAAACTTAATAATGTGGAAGTTACTCCATCTGGTGAGGGGCTGCACTGGGAACAGCTGGATGTAGATATGAGCATTCCAGCTTTGATGGTGGGAATATTCGGTACTAAGGCTTGGATGGCTGAATTAGGCAGCCGAGGAGGTTCCGTAAGCTCAACTGCAAAAGCAAGGGCAGCGCGTGAAAACGGCAAGCGAGGAGGACGACCGCGAAAAACATTAGACTCATCTGGAAATTAG
- a CDS encoding DUF4160 domain-containing protein, translated as MATVFNKDGFNVRIYPNDHLPSHVHVLKAEGEAKINLGSETERPTFLAVWNMSNKDATKALNLVIEHQTELLEKWREIHEEPRFDGGNLK; from the coding sequence ATGGCAACTGTATTTAATAAAGATGGCTTTAATGTTCGTATTTACCCCAACGATCATCTTCCATCCCATGTCCATGTTCTTAAAGCTGAGGGAGAAGCCAAGATTAACCTCGGAAGTGAAACTGAGCGTCCTACATTCCTCGCAGTCTGGAACATGAGCAATAAAGATGCAACAAAAGCGCTAAACCTGGTGATCGAACACCAAACGGAACTATTAGAAAAATGGAGAGAAATTCATGAAGAACCTAGATTTGACGGAGGAAACCTTAAATAA
- a CDS encoding transglutaminase domain-containing protein, protein MSFALPSLTASQMFRQRTIRPLSAAALCGIAFIQDTLIAIDTPKGHLLQIDPLSDNTKILNSHQVREFRDVTGLAVWSDTLWVTRDNSVYLCNLNSLGLEHFVTLPYPADGVAVWESTVYVSCQKLGSILIFDRETRKEITRFYAPGVGVENLVVSQETLWVSDTIEQTVYCIDRATGEVQFSVLTPFACPTGVALHKNGETGEETLFVAYASEEPYIRDNPNADPNYELTYRDRTFIHPLHYHYDPDKRCALSNGYLIEMSYAEEISPLEEVYLSDVEWRIALPSETDRQKVKHIEPIGLPFIEEEKDGQRVAVFKLDTLTPGERHLFGWKALLEVRGIKYRITPKDVEDIPEELPEYQGRYLVDDDDLAMDTTIVRRAARDAVASETNLLRKMYNIRNYVYDELSYGIKPYIDTPDIVLERGVGSCGEYVGVLLALCRLNDIPCRTVGRYKCPAMGEHKNVPLQPDFNHVWLEFYVPNIGWLPMESNPDDIGDRGPYPTRFFMGLCWYHIEIGKGITFESLSSKGTRLTKEDVAIGDLAINHIQFTILEELPPF, encoded by the coding sequence ATGAGTTTTGCACTCCCAAGTTTGACTGCGAGCCAAATGTTTAGGCAAAGGACAATTCGACCGCTTAGTGCTGCTGCCTTATGTGGCATAGCTTTTATCCAGGATACACTCATCGCGATCGACACCCCCAAAGGGCATCTACTCCAAATCGATCCGCTCTCCGACAATACCAAAATTCTTAATTCCCACCAAGTCAGGGAATTTAGGGATGTAACAGGTCTTGCCGTGTGGTCAGATACGCTGTGGGTAACGCGGGATAACAGTGTTTATTTGTGTAACCTGAATTCTTTAGGTTTAGAGCATTTTGTTACATTACCCTATCCCGCTGACGGCGTTGCGGTTTGGGAATCAACCGTTTATGTCAGCTGCCAAAAGTTAGGCAGTATTTTGATTTTTGACCGAGAGACGCGAAAAGAGATTACTAGATTTTATGCTCCTGGCGTGGGAGTGGAAAATTTGGTAGTAAGTCAGGAAACTCTTTGGGTTAGCGACACGATAGAGCAAACAGTTTACTGCATCGACAGAGCTACCGGAGAAGTTCAATTTAGCGTGCTAACGCCGTTTGCATGTCCTACAGGCGTCGCTTTACATAAAAATGGCGAAACAGGTGAAGAAACACTTTTCGTCGCTTATGCTTCAGAGGAGCCGTATATTCGGGATAATCCGAATGCTGACCCGAATTATGAATTGACGTATCGCGATCGCACTTTTATTCACCCGTTACACTATCATTACGATCCAGATAAGCGTTGCGCCCTCTCTAACGGTTATCTGATAGAAATGTCTTATGCTGAGGAAATTTCTCCTTTAGAAGAGGTGTATTTATCAGATGTAGAATGGCGAATCGCTTTACCCTCAGAAACTGACCGTCAAAAGGTAAAACACATTGAACCGATTGGTTTGCCTTTCATAGAAGAAGAGAAAGACGGACAACGTGTGGCAGTATTTAAACTTGATACTCTCACCCCAGGTGAACGACATCTGTTTGGCTGGAAAGCACTTTTAGAAGTTCGGGGCATTAAGTATCGCATCACACCCAAAGATGTAGAAGATATTCCGGAAGAATTACCAGAATATCAAGGTCGTTATTTAGTAGATGATGACGACTTAGCAATGGATACTACCATAGTCCGTCGCGCCGCTCGTGATGCAGTTGCTTCAGAAACCAATTTGCTGCGGAAAATGTACAATATCCGCAATTACGTTTACGACGAATTATCATATGGCATCAAACCATACATTGACACGCCAGATATAGTTTTAGAACGCGGTGTTGGTTCTTGTGGGGAATATGTCGGCGTATTGCTTGCTTTATGCCGTTTAAATGATATTCCCTGTCGCACTGTCGGGCGTTATAAATGCCCTGCTATGGGCGAACATAAAAATGTCCCGCTACAACCAGACTTTAATCACGTTTGGTTAGAATTCTACGTTCCGAATATTGGCTGGTTGCCAATGGAATCAAATCCTGATGATATTGGCGATCGCGGTCCTTATCCCACACGCTTTTTTATGGGCTTATGTTGGTATCACATCGAAATTGGCAAAGGTATCACCTTTGAAAGTTTGAGCAGTAAAGGGACACGTTTAACTAAAGAAGATGTGGCGATCGGTGATTTGGCGATTAATCACATTCAGTTTACAATTCTTGAAGAATTACCGCCTTTTTAG
- a CDS encoding pentapeptide repeat-containing protein — MTITAEELLQRYAAGERDFAGVSLRKIVLVNADLRGINLSNADLTFANLIAIRLTDANLNQADFTGANLTGARLDRSNLQGVSFECDAVGAIFDQADLRGDGMYRSRLNGARFDKANLEGAILGCTDLLGASFRNANLRSVDLEEAVGAANFTDANLLGASTYDFEFRLGRSIFCRTVMQDGSIRNDGCLGIADNLCEEK; from the coding sequence ATGACTATAACTGCTGAGGAGTTGTTACAACGTTACGCTGCTGGGGAGAGAGATTTTGCTGGAGTCAGTCTGAGGAAAATTGTACTGGTTAATGCTGATTTGAGAGGGATTAATCTGTCCAATGCTGACTTGACATTTGCTAATTTGATTGCTATCAGGTTGACTGATGCCAATCTGAACCAAGCCGATTTCACTGGGGCTAACCTTACTGGAGCCAGATTGGACAGAAGTAATTTGCAAGGGGTTTCCTTTGAATGTGATGCTGTCGGGGCTATTTTCGACCAAGCCGATTTGCGAGGAGATGGGATGTACAGATCCCGTTTGAATGGGGCTAGATTCGATAAAGCAAATCTTGAAGGAGCCATTTTGGGGTGTACCGACTTGCTCGGGGCTAGTTTCCGAAATGCTAACCTGCGCTCTGTTGACTTGGAAGAAGCTGTTGGTGCTGCCAATTTTACCGATGCCAATCTCTTGGGAGCTAGTACTTATGATTTTGAGTTCAGATTGGGACGTTCTATTTTCTGTAGAACAGTCATGCAGGATGGTAGTATCCGTAATGACGGATGCTTGGGAATTGCCGATAACCTGTGTGAAGAAAAGTAA